The following are encoded together in the Strongyloides ratti genome assembly S_ratti_ED321, chromosome : 2 genome:
- a CDS encoding Small nuclear RNA activating complex (SNAPc), subunit SNAP43 family-containing protein: MSDNLNNDEDKNLDDGLEPMDTSTCKDNTTNNLESCDKTENNESNEDEKEVVVNLTSEIFSKHEILRQYGILEDIKIFYKAYCAENSLTFSSFTKLYAEHNMSVLFLGKFAAYELVETSEYMLQYAIEFTVPLVDDNQKPYLPLSEDEIDRSKDNDPERLKRIIFGIYLCYMFYNSQPSQYVCNIHVQVRQLQEIQRLMKEVLLKNNQYEAMYCLYCLIQHDAFTIVPFGNDYTFKLPSSRTLPNDGSERLPSIKNFDLVTSSGSLSAYKKETNFKYMQTCHEKYQEMKERFNMNRISMVKESPNEILDNVERRSKNQSNSLDDSSKKEKTK, from the exons atgagtgataatttaaataatgatgaagataaaaatttagatgaTGGATTAGAACCTATGGATACTTCTACATGTAAAGATAATACCACAAATAATTTAGAATCTTGTGATAAAActgaaaataatgaatcaAATGAAGATGAAAAAGAGGTAGTAGTTAATTTAACTTcagaaatattttctaaacaTGAAATATTAAGACAATATGGAATTTTAGaggatataaaaattttttataaagctTACTGTGCCGAAAATTCTTTAACTTTTAGTAGctttacaaaattatatgCTGAACATAATATGAGTGTACTTTTTTTGGGAAAATTTGCAGCATATGAATTAGTAGAAACATCTGAATATATGCTTCAATATGCTATTGAATTTACAGTTCCATTAGTTGATGATAATCAAAAACCATATTTACCACTTTCTGAAGATGAAATTGATCGTAGTAAGGATAACGATCCAGAAAGATTGAAACGAATTATTTTTGGTATTTATCTTTGCtatatgttttataataGTCAACCATCACAATATGTATGTAATATTCATGTACAAGTAAGACAACTTCAAGAAATTCAAAGACTAATGAAAGAagttttattgaaaaataatcaaTATGAAGCTATGTATTGTCTTTATTGTCTAATACAACATGATGCTTTTACAATAGTTCCATTTGGAAATGAT tatacatttaaattacCTTCAAGTAGAACATTACCCAATGATGGATCAGAAAGACTCccatcaattaaaaattttgatctTGTTACTTCAAGTGGCAGCTTATCTgcatataaaaaagaaacaaattttaagtaCATGCAAACGTGTCACGAAAAATATCAAGAAATGAAAGAAAGGTTTAATATGAATAGAATTTCTATGGTAAAAGAATCTCCAAATGAAATTTTGGATAATGTAGAAAGAAGGTCAAAAAATCAATCCAACTCTTTGGATGACTCTtcaaaaaaggaaaaaacaAAGTAA
- a CDS encoding Serine/threonine-protein kinase TAO3, translating to MSPAAVKPGSLKDPSIASLFSKEDPENIYEDLREIGHGSFGAVFYAQNVNNQETVAIKKMNFSGKQAQEKWLDIIKEVRFLKQVKNNYIVEYKGCYLKDYTCWLVMEYCIGSCSDVIEVLKKPLLESEISSIASQALLGLSFLHSLPRIHRDIKAGNILLTDQGIVKLGDLGSVSTTCPAQSFVGTPYWMAPEVIMAMEDGLYDDRADIWSFGITCLELAEQKPPLFNRPAMSALYHIAQNEPPKLGRVKENGEDAGWSEDFHNFIDKCLQTEPKKRMTSNESLNHSFIVNRGGSNLPSTEVILKLIKKTKLIVQEQDNSQYRKMRKLMYLDEQHHHHKSGSNEYNNVHQFRNLNIAGDTCSLDSHGTDDDNHSNCQRNSNEDHDSLCNSISSLQSNDLNNGNGSLRKISGQSNEYSCRKDSTTSFNNKSTGNNSGKGQNYYSVNRHDNIAGITIAESTSETCTPTIIFSSRVQTGDESSDISTFSAPSTYPRIYGSLKGKVATIPEDIPLTTGQILTSKKSNASISASNDDSTSSNVLASSQDDVSSKEFLNLDEQSYGIDNEKISLHGPLSLHRSPQEKINTLRRSKFSTLRTTKIISKEVDEYKRENNMYEQMVGYKRLRQQHQKEIKIQEDKNNVELDGLRLKLEREYDQLIQASVKELNKIRQQAKSQMDRLIKEHEEAEKKMKKQKTNLNDYKFKTFVNLQKKEYKHNKEKLKVDLKGRALTRSDYEAALKNAKLILQRDKEEKEKIFYKEQQVNLNTEYFKLKKDHLITQNNYEHKWLEDEYTKKSYQLETSHSLLRKHHELTKDKEVRCLAMLEEIKKRHLGIQHDTELNHQTDHNNRMIDDMRKKHALQSKQQPKELKNKEILIRKQFRHAVKVRAKQFKTYQSQLLATVAKEEQKELINKLKEEQKRKIAALADEYERSIGNMVSEQTVQLETWQEEEEKNLNEKLKKDINELKQFQEKQRNNLEITLDRERKSLFEKIENRRIELEEKISQEILNFNEEKRQRFLGLEQKQQLKMDGLIAHEMSFTDSTMYDLQSESIKASNSQFSTIHHSGSNVTSPSSHSSTGNITSTRVSSTSEYGSPIVKTGRNSDITDQTNF from the exons ATGTCACCGGCAGCTGTGAAACCAGGTTCATTAAAAGATCCTTCTATAGcttctttattttcaaaGGAAGATccagaaaatatatatgaagATTTACGTGAAATTGGTCATGGATCATTTGGTGCTGTTTTTTATGCacaaaatgttaataatcaAGAAACAGTTGCTATTAAGAAAATGAATTTTAGTGGTAAACAGGCGCAAGAAAAGTGGTtagatattattaaagaagtccgatttttaaaacaagttaaaaataattatattgtgGAGTATAAGGGTTGCTACTTGAAAGATTATACCTGTTGg CTTGTTATGGAATATTGTATAGGATCTTGTTCTGATGTTATTGAAGTTTTGAAAAAACCTTTACTAGAAAGTGAGATATCTTCTATAGCATCACAAGCTTTGTTAGGATTAAGTTTTTTACATTCTTTACCCCGAATACATAGGGATATTAAGGCAGGAAATATACTTTTGACTGATCAAGGTATAGTTAAATTAGGTGATTTAGGTTCTGTATCAACAACATGTCCAGCTCAATCATTTGTTGGTACACCTTATTGGATGGCTCCAGAAGTAATAATGGCTATGGAAGATGGTTTATATGATGATCGTGCTGATATTTGGTCTTTTGGTATCACATGCTTAGAATTAGCAGAACAAAAGCCACCTCTATTTAATAGACCAGCTATGTCGGCATTATATCACATTGCACAAAATGAACCACCAAAGTTAGGGAGAGTAAAAGAGAATGGAGAGGATGCAGGGTGGAGTGAAGATTtccataattttattgataaatgtTTACAAACAGaaccaaaaaaaagaatgacTTCTAATGAAAGTTTAAATCAttcttttattgttaatagaGGTGGAAGTAATCTTCCTTCAACTGAAGTAatactaaaattaattaaaaaaacaaaattaattgtaCAAGAACAAGATAATAGTCAATATAGAAAAATGAGAAAATTAATGTACTTGGATGAACAACATCATCATCATAAAAGTGGTAGTAATGAGTATAACAATGTACATCAGtttagaaatttaaatattgccGGTGATACATGTAGTTTAGATAGTCATGGTACTGATGATGATAATCATTCTAATTGCCAAAGAAATAGTAATGAAGATCATGATTCTTTATGTAATTCAATATCAAGTTTACAAAGTAATGATCTTAACAATGGAAATGGGTCGCTAAGGAAAATTAGTGGGCAGTCAAATGAATATTCTTGTAGAAAAGATTCTACTACTTCCTTTAATAACAAATCTACAGGTAACAACTCTGGAAAAggtcaaaattattattctgTAAATCGTCATGACAATATAGCTGGTATTACTATAGCTGAATCAACTTCTGAGACATGTACAcctacaataatattttcatcaaGAGTACAAACAGGAGATGAGTCATCAGACATATCAACATTTTCTGCACCATCAACATATCCTAGAATTTATGGATCATTAAAAGGTAAGGTTGCTACTATTCCTGAAGATATTCCATTAACTACGGGACAAATTTTGACGAGTAAAAAGTCGAATGCTAGTATATCAGCTTCAAATGATGATAGTACATCATCAAATGTACTTGCATCCTCTCAAGATGATGTTAGTTCTAAAGAATTTTTGAATCTTGATGAACAATCATATGGAATTGATAATGAGAAAATTTCACTTCATGGTCCTTTATCATTACATCGTTCACCACaggaaaaaattaatacattaAGGCGATCTAAATTTTCAACACTTCGTactacaaaaattatttcaaaagaagttgatgaatataaaagagaaaataatatgtatGAACAAATGGTTGGTTATAAACGTCTACGTCAACAAcatcaaaaagaaattaaaattcaggaagataaaaataatgtagaATTAGATGGATTAAGATTAAAATTAGAAAGAGAGTATGATCAATTGATACAGGCTAGTGTTAAAGAATTGAATAAGATTAGACAACAAGCAAAATCACAAATGGATAGATTAATAAAGGAACATGAAGAAGCAGAgaaaaagatgaaaaaaCAAAAGACAAATCTTaatgattataaatttaaaactttcgttaatttacaaaaaaaagaatataaacataataaagaaaaactaAAAGTCGATTTAAAAGGTAGAGCTTTAACTAGAAGTGATTATGAAGCTGCACTTAAAAATGCCAAATTAATACTTCAAAGAgataaagaagaaaaagaaaaaatattttataaagaacaacaagttaatttaaatactgaatattttaaacttaaaaaagatcatttaataacacaaaataattatgagCATAAATGGTTAGAGGATgaatatactaaaaaatcTTATCAACTTGAAACATCTCATTCATTATTAAGGAAACATCATGAATTAACAAAAGATAAAGAAGTTAGGTGCCTTGCAATGTTAGAAGAAATCAAAAAACGACATTTGGGTATTCAACATGACACTGAATTAAATCATCAGACGGATCATAATAATAGAATGATAGATGATATGAGAAAGAAACATGCTTTACAATCAAAACAACAACCAAAAGagcttaaaaataaagagaTATTAATAAGAAAACAATTTAGACATGCTGTTAAAGTTCGGgcaaaacaatttaaaacttATCAAAGTCAATTATTAGCAACTGTTGCCAAGGAGGAACAAAAAGagttgataaataaattgaaagaagaacaaaaaagaaaaattgcTGCATTGGCTGATGAGTATGAAAGATCAATTGGTAATATGGTTTCCGAACAAACAGTTCAATTAGAAACTTGGCAAGAGGAGGaagaaaagaatttaaatgaaaaattgaaaaaagatataaatgaATTGAAACAATTTCAAGAGAAACAAAGAAATAATCTTGAAATTACTTTAGATAGAGAAAGAAAAAgtctttttgaaaaaattgaaaatagaCGTATAGAACTTGAAGAAAag atatctcaagaaattttaaattttaatgaagaaaaaCGTCAACGTTTTTTGGGATTGGAACAAAAACAACAATTAAAGATGGATGGATTGATTGCTCATGAGATGTCTTTTACAGATTCAACAATGTATGATCTCCAAAGTGAAAGTATAAAAGCATCAAATTCTCAGTTTTCAACTATTCATCATTCTGGTAGTAATGTTACATCACCGTCATCACATTCAAGTACTGGCAATATTACATCAACCCGAGTATCATCTACCTCTGAATATGGATCACCAATTGTCAAAACTGGTAGAAATAGTGATATCACAGATCAAACgaatttttag
- a CDS encoding Probable ATP-dependent RNA helicase DDX46, translating to MTDEEVKEYRKELEGIKIRGTGTLCKPLKSWAQCGFEWKLLSFLKKLGYEKPTPIQAQAIPCILSGRDVIGIAKTGSGKTLAFLLPMFRHILDQPELDEGDGPISLILTPTRELAMQIWKETQKFSKLLKLKSVCVYGGVGISEQIADLKRQPEIVICTPGRMIEMLHSNNGKVTNLRRITYVVLDEADRMFDMGFEPQVMKIIQNIRPDKQMLLFSATFPKQMEALARKVLDKPVEIQVGGKSIVCKDVCQNVTIIEECHKFLKLLELLGIYYETGNVIIFTEKQEKADEIVNMLIKAGYMAAPLHGSIDQFDRDSTIVDFKQGVVKILVATSVAARGLDVKKLKLVINYDCPNHYEDYVHRVGRTGRAGNKGFAYTFILPEGQEKMAGEICRAFESADLKPPQELKDMFKKWKEDMKKEGKVVKIGTGGFGGSGYKYDAIEDEAAVNKRKMEKLLLGMENQVMDDDDEIEEHLTSMMKSNKRYLEKGAINSKIATPAVGNIEAATAASDSAMEKVKAVAARIAAERAMAAETKPIPIQSGSIITAPNVITGSTIHINVSAAEKAKQIAEALNEKLNYIPTENSSIFDAPENIHYFEEELEINDFPQQVRYKVCSRETISRIQEIADVGISVKGTYYPNNKEPKFGDRKLYLFIEARDEFSLKRAKEEIIYTMKEAFKQITGANKGPQGRYKIV from the coding sequence ATGACTGATGAAGAAGTAAAAGAATATCGTAAAGAATTAGAAGGTATTAAAATTCGTGGTACTGGAACATTATGTAAACCATTAAAATCATGGGCCCAATGTGGCTTTGAATGGAAACTTTTAagttttcttaaaaaattaggTTATGAAAAACCTACACCTATTCAGGCTCAAGCAATTCCATGTATCTTATCAGGAAGAGATGTTATTGGAATTGCCAAAACTGGAAGTGGTAAAACACTTGCCTTTCTTTTACCTATGTTTAGACATATATTAGATCAACCAGAATTAGATGAAGGTGATGGTCCtataagtttaattttaacaccAACAAGAGAATTAGCAATGCAAATATGGAAAGAAAcacaaaaattttcaaaattattaaaattaaaatctgTATGTGTATATGGAGGTGTTGGTATTAGTGAACAAATAGCTGATTTAAAAAGACAACCTGAAATTGTTATATGTACACCTGGAAGAATGATTGAAATGTTACATTCTAATAATGGTAAAGTAACAAATTTACGTCGGATAACGTATGTTGTACTTGATGAGGCTGATCGTATGTTTGATATGGGTTTTGAACCACAAGTaatgaaaattatacaaaatattagaCCAGATAAACAAATGTTACTTTTTAGTGCTACATTTCCTAAACAAATGGAAGCATTGGCAAGAAAAGTTTTAGATAAACCTGTTGAAATACAAGTTGGTGGTAAATCTATTGTATGTAAAGATGTATGTCAAAATGTTACAATTATTGAGGAAtgtcataaatttttaaaacttcttGAACTTCTTGGTATATATTATGAAACAGgaaatgttataatttttacagAAAAACAAGAAAAAGCTGATGAAATTGTGAATATGCTTATTAAAGCAGGATATATGGCAGCACCATTACATGGTAGTATTGATCAATTTGATAGAGATTCAACAATTGTTGATTTTAAACAAGGTGTTGTTAAAATTCTTGTTGCAACTTCTGTTGCTGCAAGAGGTTTAGATGTTAAAAAACTTAAACTTGTTATTAATTATGATTGTCCTAATCATTATGAAGATTATGTTCATAGAGTTGGTAGAACAGGAAGAGCAGGAAATAAAGGATTTgcttatacttttatattaccTGAAGGACAAGAAAAAATGGCTGGAGAAATTTGTAGAGCTTTTGAGTCAGCTGATCTCAAACCACCACaagaattaaaagatatgTTCAAAAAATGGAAAGAAGATATGAAAAAAGAAGGTAAAGTTGTTAAAATTGGTACCGGTGGTTTTGGTGGTTCTGGATATAAATATGATGCTATTGAAGATGAAGCTGCtgttaataaaagaaaaatggaaaaattaCTTCTTGGTATGGAAAATCAAGTTAtggatgatgatgatgaaatAGAAGAACATTTAACAAGTATGATGAAAagtaataaaagatatttagaGAAGGGTGCtataaattcaaaaatagCTACTCCTGCTGTTGGTAATATTGAAGCAGCTACAGCTGCCTCAGATTCAGCTATGGAAAAGGTAAAGGCTGTTGCAGCAAGAATTGCTGCTGAAAGAGCAATGGCTGCTGAGACAAAACCAATACCAATACAATCAGGTTCTATTATAACAGCACCAAATGTTATTACTGGATCAACTATACATATTAATGTATCTGCTGCAGAGAAAGCTAAACAAATAGCTGAAgcattaaatgaaaaattaaattatattccAACAGAAAATAGTTCAATATTTGATGCACCagaaaatattcattattttgaGGAAGAACTTGAAATTAATGATTTTCCACAACAAGTACGTTATAAAGTATGTTCACGTGAAACTATATCAAGAATTCAAGAAATTGCTGATGTTGGTATATCAGTAAAAGGAACATATTATCCAAATAATAAAGAACCTAAATTTGGTGATAGAAAgctttatctttttattgaGGCAAGAGATGAATTTAGTTTAAAAAGAGCTaaagaagaaataatatatactatGAAGGAGGCATTTAAACAAATAACTGGTGCAAATAAAGGTCCTCAAGGTagatataaaattgtataa
- a CDS encoding Protein unc-80 homolog, producing the protein MIPMFFKSAHPTKDAPSMASKDLGYCLQIMYNSILPVNNKQNIQSNIAPSLSVMTSTRINNTGGIAAEISGRQGSVSVTEKGHSATVSSLFVVRESIVQSVFFALKVMILSFQKQMTLHWPKVIKIVKELIGQKYIGNSLLSFTDFLIQANLPISIIVLPMIETKLKQRTNGGTCGSESDLYVYNEIKKKLAMKDKLSLLEKSSRSMLEELNNELITMREEFQTKLFELVTKRETPTKVSGVCEGTSDTSSSIGSIISTMPRNSTTGINIKNSLRDSTRRHSSITGKRGSFIYKNFNKSHDTEIGHCNSQVDAIYEDNEDETPLMASTQRSRQSSIGALGIWRSIRHKKKLDTDNSEYLSGLEDNSIEMMEMQKRMTGVPFSRKTGSLKAKVVSTGVINKGKTMNDDFEKGYINGSPSNSNSLSNSYKLENDKEGNIEFKNSIHDKCKVVQFSSNKPTNYDIEDDDDSYTSITITHHLI; encoded by the coding sequence ATGATAccaatgttttttaaatcagCACATCCTACAAAAGATGCACCATCAATGGCATCAAAAGATCTTGGATATTGTTTACAAATTATGTATAATTCAATACTTCctgtaaataataaacaaaatatacaATCAAATATAGCTCCATCATTATCAGTTATGACAAGTACAAGAATTAATAATACTGGTGGAATAGCAGCTGAAATAAGTGGTAGACAAGGTAGTGTTTCTGTAACAGAAAAAGGTCACTCTGCAACAGTATCAAGTTTATTTGTTGTTCGTGAATCAATTGTTCAATCAGTTTTTTTTGCATTAAAAGTAATGATACTTAGTTTTCAAAAACAAATGACATTACATTGGccaaaagttataaaaatagttaaagaACTTATTggacaaaaatatattggaaattcattattatcatttactgattttttaattcaagcAAATTTACCAATAAGTATTATTGTATTACCAATGAttgaaacaaaattaaaacaaagaACTAATGGTGGTACATGTGGTTCAGAAAGTGatttatatgtttataatgaaattaaaaaaaaattagctATGAAAGATAAACTTagtttattagaaaaatcaTCACGTTCAATGTTAGAAGAATTGAATAATGAATTAATAACAATGAGAGAGGAATTtcaaacaaaattatttgaacTTGTTACAAAACGTGAAACACCAACAAAAGTTTCAGGTGTTTGTGAAGGAACATCTGACACCAGCTCTTCTATTGGTTCAATAATTTCAACTATGCCAAGAAACTCAACAACAggaattaatattaaaaattctttaagaGATTCAACTAGAAGGCATTCCTCTATAACTGGAAAAAGAGgtagttttatatataaaaatttcaataaaagtCATGATACTGAAATAGGACATTGTAATTCACAGGTTGATGCTATTTATGAAGATAATGAAGATGAAACACCATTAATGGCTAGTACACAAAGATCTAGACAAAGTTCTATTGGAGCTTTAGGTATATGGAGAAGTATAagacataaaaaaaagttagatACAGATAATAGTGAATATTTAAGTGGATTAGAGGATAATAGTATAGAAATGATGGAGATGCAGAAACGGATGACTGGTGTACCATTTTCAAGAAAAACTGGATCATTAAAAGCAAAAGTAGTATCAACAGGTGTTATAAATAAAGGAAAAACAATGAATGATGACTTCGAGAAAGGATATATTAATGGAAGTCCCTCAAACAGTAATTCATTATCCAATTCatataaattagaaaatgaCAAAGAAGGTAAtatagaatttaaaaattcaatacATGATAAATGTAAAGTTGTTCAATTTTCAAGTAATAAACCAACAAATTATGATATAGAAGATGATGATGATAGTTATACAAGTATAACAATAACTCATCATCtcatttaa
- a CDS encoding Nematode cuticle collagen, N-terminal domain and Collagen triple helix repeat-containing protein → MEEKNKIQEAEKLKNLAFCGVAISTVATLVCAISIPMLYSYLQGIQSNMQSEIDFCKARSGNIWKEITRTQVLSKVTGGRFARKAGYGRGRQSYGDEFRILHDSPFGGGCCGCGVSGPGNPGPPGADGMPGADGEPGLPGRNGPDGPSATPPPRFEFCFDCQPGPQGQAGRPGPKGPPGKPGSPGSDGIPGNVASSGEPGAPGEAGEPGRPGIPGPPGQPGIILDTPAPDGPPGPPGPQGPPGIPGQPGEPGVPGSDGKPGEAGESGINGAPGKPGQNGNEGSTGPQGPRGSCTHCPLPRTAPGY, encoded by the exons ATGgaggaaaaaaataaaattcaagAAGCagaaaaacttaaaaatttagcTTTTTGTGGTGTTGCTATTTCCACTGTTGCTACACTTGTTTGTGCTATCTCAATTCCTATGTTATATAGTTATTTACAAGGAATTCAATCAAATATGCAAAGTGAAATTGACTTCTGTAAAGCAAGATCAGGTAATATTTGGAAAGAAATTACCAGGACACAAGTTTTATCTAAAGTTACTGGAGGTAGATTTGCACGTAAAGCTGGTTATGGAAGAGGAAGACAATCATATGGGGATGAATTCAGAATACTTCATGACTCACCATTCGGTGGTGGTTGTTGTGGATGTGGTGTTTCAGGACCCGGTAATCCTGGACCACCAGGAGCTGATGGTATGCCTGGTGCAGATGGTGAACCTGGTCTTCCAGGAAGAAATGGACCTGATGGACCTTCAGCTACACCTCCTCCAAGATTTGAATTTTGTTTCGATTGTCAACCAGGACCACAAGGACAAGCCGGTAGACCTGGACCTAAAGGACCACCAGGAAAACCAGGAAGTCCAGGTAGTGATGGTATACCAGGAAATGTTGCATCAAGTGGAGAACCAGGTGCACCAGGTGAGGCAGGTGAACCTGGAAGACCAGGTATTCCAGGACCACCAGGACAACCAGGTATTATTTTGGATACTCCTGCTCCTGATGGTCCACCTGGACCACCAGGTCCACAAGGTCCACCCGGAATACCAGGTCAACCAGGTGAACCAGGAGTTCCAGGAAGTGATGGAAAACCAGGTGAGGCAGGTGAATCAGGAATTAATGGTGCTCCAGGAAAACCg gGTCAAAATGGAAACGAAGGTTCAACAGGACCACAAGGTCCTCGTGGTTCTTGTACTCATTGTCCATTACCTAGAACTGCTCCTGGATATTAA
- a CDS encoding Arylesterase family and Six-bladed beta-propeller, TolB-like domain-containing protein — translation MGKYKIFKKKEKDEKKEENNIENRKARKDVFDEKKVKKYIEKENIIDNVSKTFKHTKNSFYNIGFIEKLILTFFVTILTSWFIRWILILDTNQNIHPHHPSTCYKPSFKEPLIGMLVVDEIEMILYFTQKGKVYGVEFERKDIINELAIDWKLEKDIILNIKSISYYGVNFNIFFYLINEKKDIDEIIVFAWEQKHSRLIFNSRYYIPAIPRISSLSPVAFNRLYLVSSFYSLNNVFLQTLEIITNLKYGSIYFYDGKNANKVVDGLSYPKDITIDGKRNRLFVGQIIARSIKAYYIKPDFSLEEASDINTILSSPKKLFVDKKSGDIWSLSYVHLWKKLYNDFIQDYNNQTIHDKETKVHRIRFQDTMMKSWIATEPFADDGEYFSFANDVSIYDDQLILTSKSDGLLYCPKLNIKIV, via the exons ATgggaaaatataaaatatttaaaaagaaagagAAAGATGAGAAGAAGGAGGagaataatattgaaaatagaAAAGCAAGAAAGGATGtttttgatgaaaaaaaagttaaaaaatatatagaaaaagaaaatattatagataATGTTTCAAAGACATTCAAACATactaaaaattcattttataatattggatttattgaaaaattaattttaacattttttgtaACAATTTTAACTTCATGGTTTATAAGATGGAt tctTATCTTAGATACGAATCAAAATATTCATCCTCATCATCCTTCAACATGTTATAAACCATCATTTAAAGAGCCATTAATTGGTATGTTGGTTGTAGATGAAATAGAGATGATTCTTTATTTTACTCAAAAAGGAAAAGTATATGGTGTTGAATTTGAGAGgaaagatataataaatgaa ttagCTATAGATTGGAAACtagaaaaagatattatattaaatattaaatctaTCTCATATTATGgagttaattttaatatattcttttatttaataaatgaaaaaaaagatattgatGAGATAATTGTATTTGCATGGGAGCAGAAACACTCAAGGTTAATATTTAACTCAAGATACTATATTCCTGCCATTCCTCGAATTTCATCTCTCTCACCAGTTGCCTTTAATCGTTTATATCTTGTTTCATCATTTTATTCCttaaataatgtatttttacaAACACTTGAAATTATAACTAATCTCAAGTATGgcagtatatatttttatgatggTAAAAATGCTAATAAAGTTGTTGACGGTTTGTCATATCCAAAAGATATAACAATAGATGGTAAAAGAAATAGATTATTTGTGGGGCAGATAATAGCGAGGAGTATTAAAGCATACTACATTAAGCCTGATTTTTCACTTGAAGAGGCCTCAGATATTAATACAATACTTTCATCaccaaaaaaattatttgttgataaaaaaagtgGTGATATATGGTCATTATCATATGTTCATTTAtggaaaaaattatataatgattttattcaagattataataatcaaaCAATTCATGATAAAGAAACAAAAGTTCATCGTATTAGATTTCAAGATACTATGATGAAAAGTTGGATTGCAACAGAACCATTTGCTGATGATGgagaatatttttcttttgcaAATGATGTTTCAATTTACGAtgatcaattaattttaaccTCAAAAAGTGATGGCCTATTGTATTGTCCAAaacttaatataaaaattgtttaa
- a CDS encoding Complexin encodes MASFVMKQMVGGQLKEMTGGLGDLTGGDAENKTETGEDPEVIAAREEQERRRKEKHRKMEAEREKMRETIRGKYNIQKKEDGMQFNMSDGRIGSSVKKTPEQLAAEMAADDDSIIGQLGLTEHVDKAKQVVNNAVDLVKGFLPFGK; translated from the coding sequence atggcTTCTTTTGTAATGAAACAAATGGTTGGTGGGCAACTTAAAGAGATGACTGGTGGTTTAGGTGACCTCACTGGTGGAGATGCTGAAAATAAAACTGAGACAGGTGAAGATCCAGAAGTTATTGCTGCTAGAGAGGAACAGGAAAGACGAAGAAAAGAGAAACATCGTAAAATGGAAGCTGAACGTGAAAAGATGCGTGAAACTATTCGtggaaaatataatattcaaaaaaaagaagatggAATGCAATTTAATATGAGTGATGGAAGAATTGGTTCATCTGTAAAAAAAACACCGGAACAATTAGCTGCTGAGATGGCTGCTGATGATGATAGTATAATTGGACAATTAGGATTAACTGAACATGTTGATAAAGCTAAACAGGTTGTTAATAACGCTGTAGATTTGGTTAAAGGATTCCTACCTTTTGGAAAATAG